From Thalassovita sp.:
CCACAAATGGAATGAAAGCAGCAATGGCTAAAGAACGACTGAGAACCTTTGAAGGCCCCACCGAAATGGGGGACCTGAAGTTTACCGTATGGGACCGCGACGGTGAGCCTTGGTTCAACGCAAAAGAGGTATGCGCCGCCTTGGGGATGAACCTCAGTGCAGGCACTACACAATGGACCAAAGGTCTAGATGGGACTGAGCGCCTCAAAGTGACACGCAAAGAACTCCCTGAGATTTTCTCAGGTAGTCGCGCCCCCTCATATGTGATGATTTCCGAAAGCGGCCTCTACAAGCTCATCATGCGGTCCAACAAACCGGAAGCTGCCAAGTTCCAAGACTGGGTCACCAAAGTGGTCCTCCCGGCGATCCGCAAGGACGGCGGCGAAATCGCAAAAGAAAACTGAACGAATTAGCGATTTACCTTTACGAGAATACGGATAATCGGGGAACCAGTTCCGCCGTTTGTACGGTGCTGGGGATACTCAGAGCGCGAACTATACCCTGTGTTCGGCACAGGCTAAGGCGGGGGCTGCAATTTCCGTTGGTTCTCAAGCGTAGGTGAAGATGCGTTCAACGAAGTCACTCGCAAGGAACACCCGCAGATTTTCTGCGGTAGCCGCGCCCTTTCCGAGCTTAGGATTGGTGCCTCTTTCAGGGCGTGAATATCCTTGGC
This genomic window contains:
- a CDS encoding Bro-N domain-containing protein, producing the protein MAKERLRTFEGPTEMGDLKFTVWDRDGEPWFNAKEVCAALGMNLSAGTTQWTKGLDGTERLKVTRKELPEIFSGSRAPSYVMISESGLYKLIMRSNKPEAAKFQDWVTKVVLPAIRKDGGEIAKEN